From the genome of Bacteroidota bacterium:
GATTAAAAGAGAAAGACTTCACAATATACGGAGCACACCCCCACCCAAAGAGCTTTGATATTCAAAACGCAATGATTGAGAAAAAGAGTTGTATCGTTTTAGGAGCAGAGGGTCACGGAATATCACAAGAAGTGCTGGATCTATGCGATACGTTTGTAAAGATCCCGATGAGAGAAGGAGTCGACTCGTTAAATGTCGCCAGTGCCAGTGCGGTGATGCTGTGGGAAGTGAGAAAAACTATGGGTAAAGAATGATTCATTTCCCCTCCTCTTTGAGGAGGGGATTTAAGGGGTGGTGGAAATTATTTCCTTTGCTTTAACTAAAATTGCTTGCAATACACTTTCTACATCATTAAAGATTTCATTGTTTCTAAATCGTAAAACAGAAATTTGATACAACTGAAAATATTTTGTTCGTTTATCATCGTACTCTTTTGCTTCTTTTGTATTATGAATTTCTCCATCAACTTCAATCACCAATTTTAATTCAGGACAATAAAAATCTACAATGTATGGACCAATTCCGTGTTGCCTGCGAAATTTGTTTTCATTGAGTTGGCTGTTGCGTAAAAATACCCAGAGCTTTTTCTCGGCGTTTGTGGCGTTGTTGCGAAGATATTTGCGTTTTTCTTTTTGGGATTTTATGTTAAAAAGTTTTTCGATCATAGTACTCATCCCATCCTCTTTGAGGAGGGAATTTGAGGGGCGGTGGAAATTTACAACCCAACCACCCCTAGCCCCTCCTTAAAAAGGAGGGGGAATTGTTCTATAAATTTTTGTGTTTGCGGAAGTTTTTTTAAAAACGGGTATCACATATTTCAATAAATCAAATACTTTTAAAAGTATATTCTCTTGAGCCATTTTAAAAATCTTTAAACGGTAAAAAAAACATAAACTATTTCCTCACAAAACAAAAATCGAGGTAATCGTCCCGAACGTCTTGCGTAAGCCCGATACGGTTAGCAACACGACAATAAGAGATGTCAAGCTCGTTCGTTTGATTTGTTCCACTTGATATGTTGTGTTTCCGGAGATTGAATAATACCGTGCAACATTTTCCATTGATATGCATCCCGAATAACTATTTCCATTACTTCTATTTCCACTATGTGCGACATACTTCCCTCGGCGTCGGTCAGTAGGCGGTATGCTTATGCAATCTTTTTCACACCAATACCCGCCCCATCACTCAAGATTAATTTCCCATCCTTCACAGTCGTTCCAGTAAAAGCATCGTTCTTGATCAATAGCATCCCATCCAGATCGGCCCAATCCACCATCGGTGACATTTGTGACGCAGCGGAGATGGCGCAGGATGTTTCTGTCATACAACCGAACATGATCTTCATGTTGTAAGAACGAGCGAGCGTGATCATTTTATTTGCTTCACGCATGCCGGTACACTTCATCAATTTAATAACGATGCCGCTATACGCTCCTTTAACTTTCGATATGTCACTCAACCGCTGGCAACTTTCATCAGCGAGGATAGGCAAAGGACTTCGTTCTGTCAACCAAGCGTGATCATCATATTTTTCTTTCGCCAACGGCTGTTCTATATAGACCACCCCTTTTTCCTTTAACCAGTGGATCATATCCAACGCATAAAACTTGTCTTTCCATCCTTGATTCGGATCGGCCGTCAACGGAACATCGGTAATAGCGCGAACGGACTCAATCATTTCCTTATCATTTTCTTTCCCTAATTTCACTTTTAAGATTTTAAATCCGGCTGCTTCTTTTGTTTTTTCCCTCACAACATCAGCTTTATCAATACCAATGGTAAATGTTGTATTCGGAGCTTTATTTTTATCATATCCCCAAATGTTATACCAGGGCTGACCAATTATTTTCCCGACAAGATCGTGAAGAGCAATATCAATCGCAGCTTTTGCAGCTGTATTATGAAATGCAAGCGCATCAATATCGGCAAGGATTGTCTCCAGATCGAATGGATTACTATATTTTGAAAGATCGACACGTTTCAAGAATGCGATCACACTCTCTTGCGATTCTCCCAGATACGGCGGCATTGATGCTTCGCCATAACCAACAAGTCCGTCATATTCAATCTCCACCAAAACAACCGGGGTTGTTGTTCTGCTGAATGCCGCAACCGTAAAGACATGTTTCAATTCCAGCGTGTATGGTCGAAATGTCATTTTCAATTTTTTGCTTGTCTGAGAATTGATGTGAAAAAAAGGAATTGTCGATAACATTGATGATGCTGCAAAAGCAGCGGCGGATTTCTGGAAGAACGAACGGCGAGAATTATTCATGGTATACTCCGGGATATATGAATTTTGCGCGGACTTTGTAAAGTTATGAAAATTTATCGAATTAAACAGGATAACAATTCCTTAACATTTGTTCTCTTTCTTTTTAACGGTTTCTTGAGTATGTTTGAACGCGGTTTACCTTTCCTATCATTATCATATATGGTCAGATTATGAGACTCGACAGAATGATTCAAGCGTTACTTCCACACGACGAAAAATTTTTCGTCCTTTTTGACAAACTTGCACGTGCCATTGTTGAAGCAGCAGAGACATTACGAACTCTCCCCTCTCAGGCAAACAACGAACGCGAAACAACGGTAAAAAAAATACAAGATCTTGAACAAAAAGCGGATTCCATCACGCATGAAATCTACACCGAACTCAACAAAACGTTCGTCACTCCTTTCGACCGAGAAGATGTCCATCTTCTAGCATCAACGCTCGACGATGTATTGGACTATATTGACGGCAGCGCGAAACGTTTCCACATGTATAAAATCAAAAAGAATTCTCCCGATATCCAACGCCTTACTGAAATTATTTACCAATCTGCATTAGAAATTCAACGCGGTGTCATTCTTGTGGCCGACATGCGCCGTGCAGAGGAACTTCAAAAGATCCTTCAAAAAATCAACCAATTTGAAAATGATGCCGATACGATCTTCGATCACGCAATTGCAGAATTGTTTGACAAAGAAACCGATGCCATTGAACTGATTAAAACCAAAGAAGTGCTTGTAAATCTTGAAACAACAACAGATAAATGCGAAGACGTTGCAAACGTACTTGAGACTCTCTTCATTAAAAACGCCTAAGAAAGAACGACTATGTTAACGTTGGTTATTTTCATCATCATCGTCGCTCTTGTTTTCGATTTCATCAATGGTTTCCACGATTCGGCAAATTCTATTGCCACTGTTGTGTCGACCCGTGTATTGAAACCACGACAAGCGGTTGTCTGGGCGGCGTTTTTCAATTTAGTAGCTGCATTTATGTTTGATGTGCATATTGCCAAAACCGTCGGCAAAGGTTTAATTCATCTTGAACTGATCGACGAGTTTGTCATCCTTGGAGGATTGTTAGGTGCGATTGCTTGGAATTTAATCACATGGTACTATGGCATCCCTTCCAGCTCATCTCATGCTCTGGTCGGCGGTTACGCCGGAGCGGCAGTGGCAAAAGCAGGATTTGGATCGATTATCTATAGCGGGTGGACAAACACCATTATTTTTATTGCTATTGCACCATTAATGGGTATGGCAATGGCATTTGTTATTATGATTGCTTTAATGTGGATCTTTCACAAGCGACCTTCATCAAAAATTAACGGTTGGTTTCGAAAGCTTCAACTTGTTTCTGCCGCTGCATACAGTTTAGGGCACGGAACAAACGACGCTCAAAAAACCATGGGCATTATCACCACGTTACTGATTACGTCCGGTTATTTAACGACGTTTGAAGTACCCACCTGGGTTATTTTATCTTCACACGCCGCAATCGCCATGGGAACACTTTTTGGCGGATGGAGAATCGTAAAAACGATGGGACAAAAGATAACAAAATTAAAACCGTCAGGAGGATTTGCCGCGGAAACTTCGGGCGCAATTACTCTGCTCGTTACAGCATTCAGCGGTATCGCCGTCAGCACAACGCATGTTATCAGTGGTGCTATTATGGGTGTTGGAGCG
Proteins encoded in this window:
- a CDS encoding endonuclease domain-containing protein, with product MIEKLFNIKSQKEKRKYLRNNATNAEKKLWVFLRNSQLNENKFRRQHGIGPYIVDFYCPELKLVIEVDGEIHNTKEAKEYDDKRTKYFQLYQISVLRFRNNEIFNDVESVLQAILVKAKEIISTTP
- a CDS encoding inorganic phosphate transporter, encoding MLTLVIFIIIVALVFDFINGFHDSANSIATVVSTRVLKPRQAVVWAAFFNLVAAFMFDVHIAKTVGKGLIHLELIDEFVILGGLLGAIAWNLITWYYGIPSSSSHALVGGYAGAAVAKAGFGSIIYSGWTNTIIFIAIAPLMGMAMAFVIMIALMWIFHKRPSSKINGWFRKLQLVSAAAYSLGHGTNDAQKTMGIITTLLITSGYLTTFEVPTWVILSSHAAIAMGTLFGGWRIVKTMGQKITKLKPSGGFAAETSGAITLLVTAFSGIAVSTTHVISGAIMGVGATKRFSAVRWGLASNIIFAWIVTIPAAAAIGAISYWIVKLF
- a CDS encoding dipeptide epimerase; amino-acid sequence: MNNSRRSFFQKSAAAFAASSMLSTIPFFHINSQTSKKLKMTFRPYTLELKHVFTVAAFSRTTTPVVLVEIEYDGLVGYGEASMPPYLGESQESVIAFLKRVDLSKYSNPFDLETILADIDALAFHNTAAKAAIDIALHDLVGKIIGQPWYNIWGYDKNKAPNTTFTIGIDKADVVREKTKEAAGFKILKVKLGKENDKEMIESVRAITDVPLTADPNQGWKDKFYALDMIHWLKEKGVVYIEQPLAKEKYDDHAWLTERSPLPILADESCQRLSDISKVKGAYSGIVIKLMKCTGMREANKMITLARSYNMKIMFGCMTETSCAISAASQMSPMVDWADLDGMLLIKNDAFTGTTVKDGKLILSDGAGIGVKKIA
- a CDS encoding DUF47 family protein, with product MRLDRMIQALLPHDEKFFVLFDKLARAIVEAAETLRTLPSQANNERETTVKKIQDLEQKADSITHEIYTELNKTFVTPFDREDVHLLASTLDDVLDYIDGSAKRFHMYKIKKNSPDIQRLTEIIYQSALEIQRGVILVADMRRAEELQKILQKINQFENDADTIFDHAIAELFDKETDAIELIKTKEVLVNLETTTDKCEDVANVLETLFIKNA